A genomic window from Flavobacterium sp. I3-2 includes:
- the aspA gene encoding aspartate ammonia-lyase, giving the protein MEDFRIESDLLGELQVPINSYYGVQTQRAVNNFQISNHKLSDYKEFVRALGVVKLGAAKANFKLGLLSEEIYKSIEFASNELIQGRYFDEFPVDMIQGGAGTSVNMNANEVIANIALEFMGKAKGDYAFCSPNDHVNLSQSTNDAYPTALKLALFDMNKQLILALEKLFFAFDKKAEEFREFIKMGRTQLQDAVPMTLGQEFEGFAITLKKEIIALRRVSLSFLETNMGATAIGTGLNAAPGYAELCTKEIAEILNEPVVLAENLVEATSDTSAFVEYSGSLKKLSIKLSKICNDLRLLASGPRTGLFEINLPPKQPGSSIMPGKVNPVIPEVVNQVCFKVIGNDLTVAFAAEAGQLQLNVMEPIIGFSIMESIQYLTNAMETLRKECIDGITANAEHLKKEVQNSIGIVTALNPHIGYKASTKIAKQALETGESVYQLVLEQNLLSKEQLDEILNPKNMLGPI; this is encoded by the coding sequence ATGGAAGACTTTAGAATTGAATCTGATTTATTAGGCGAACTTCAAGTGCCAATTAATTCGTATTATGGTGTGCAAACCCAGCGTGCTGTTAATAATTTTCAAATATCCAATCATAAATTATCCGATTATAAAGAATTTGTTCGTGCATTAGGAGTTGTAAAACTTGGTGCGGCAAAGGCTAATTTTAAATTGGGATTATTGTCTGAAGAGATTTATAAATCCATTGAATTTGCTTCGAACGAATTGATTCAAGGTCGTTATTTTGATGAGTTTCCGGTAGATATGATTCAAGGCGGAGCGGGAACTTCTGTAAATATGAATGCGAATGAAGTTATTGCAAACATCGCTTTAGAATTCATGGGAAAAGCGAAAGGCGATTATGCTTTTTGTTCACCTAATGACCACGTAAATTTATCACAATCTACCAACGATGCATATCCAACAGCATTAAAGTTGGCGTTGTTTGATATGAATAAACAATTGATACTTGCTTTAGAAAAACTATTTTTTGCATTTGATAAAAAGGCAGAAGAATTTCGTGAATTTATTAAAATGGGACGCACGCAACTTCAAGATGCTGTTCCAATGACTTTAGGTCAAGAATTTGAAGGATTTGCAATCACACTTAAAAAAGAAATTATTGCATTAAGACGTGTGAGTTTGTCATTCTTAGAAACAAATATGGGCGCAACTGCAATCGGAACAGGTTTGAACGCTGCTCCAGGTTATGCCGAATTATGTACCAAAGAAATTGCAGAAATTTTAAATGAACCAGTTGTTCTTGCAGAAAATTTGGTCGAAGCAACTTCCGATACGAGTGCATTTGTTGAATATTCGGGTTCGTTAAAAAAACTGAGTATCAAACTTTCTAAAATTTGTAACGATTTACGATTGTTAGCTTCAGGACCTCGAACAGGTTTATTCGAAATTAATTTGCCACCAAAACAACCTGGGTCTTCAATCATGCCTGGAAAAGTAAATCCGGTAATTCCAGAAGTCGTAAATCAAGTGTGTTTTAAAGTTATTGGAAATGATTTAACCGTTGCATTTGCTGCCGAAGCTGGTCAATTGCAATTAAATGTAATGGAGCCGATTATTGGCTTTTCGATTATGGAGTCGATTCAATATTTAACTAATGCCATGGAAACTTTACGTAAAGAATGTATCGATGGAATTACAGCTAATGCAGAGCATCTTAAAAAAGAAGTTCAAAATAGTATTGGAATTGTTACAGCTTTAAATCCGCATATTGGATATAAAGCAAGTACTAAAATTGCCAAACAAGCTTTAGAAACTGGTGAAAGTGTTTATCAATTGGTTTTAGAACAGAATTTGTTGAGTAAAGAACAATTAGATGAAATATTAAATCCTAAAAATATGTTAGGTCCGATATGA
- a CDS encoding YraN family protein: MAEHNDLGQLGEDLAVSFLEEKQYQILERNYRFQKAEIDIIAQIEDVLVVVEVKTRTSVAFGLPQDFIKPAKIKLLVKAINQYIVDKDLNLNVRFDIVAIHKNTKGIFDIEHIEDAFYHF; the protein is encoded by the coding sequence ATGGCAGAGCATAACGATTTAGGACAATTGGGAGAAGATTTAGCTGTTTCTTTTTTAGAAGAAAAGCAATACCAAATTTTGGAACGAAATTACCGTTTTCAAAAAGCCGAAATCGATATCATTGCTCAAATAGAAGATGTTTTGGTAGTTGTTGAGGTAAAAACCAGAACATCTGTTGCGTTTGGTTTACCGCAAGATTTTATCAAACCAGCAAAAATAAAATTACTTGTAAAAGCAATTAATCAATATATCGTAGATAAAGATTTAAATCTAAATGTTCGATTTGATATTGTTGCGATTCATAAAAACACAAAAGGTATTTTTGATATTGAACATATCGAAGATGCCTTTTATCATTTCTGA
- a CDS encoding LD-carboxypeptidase: MKTSNYLKTGDKVAIVCTARKFSTQDAQPAIELLKSWNLVPVLGTTIDLDNFQLGGSDEERAADFQMQLDNPEIKAIWIARGGYGSVRIIDKLNFDKFIENPKWIVGFSDITIFHSHVNTLDVSTIHGIMPFTVPNTIETSIESLRKALFGESLSYQIPSQIYNRVGKATGELVGGNLSIIYSLLGSKSSIDTNGKILYIEDLDEYLYHIDRMMQNLKRNGYFDNLKGLIVGGMTDMHDNSIPFGLDVVGIIKEVTSEYDFPICFDFPAGHIKDNRALRLGQQVSLEVTENQVELNFL, from the coding sequence ATGAAAACTTCAAATTATTTAAAAACAGGCGATAAAGTTGCGATAGTTTGTACCGCTCGAAAATTTTCTACTCAGGATGCGCAACCTGCAATCGAATTGCTAAAAAGCTGGAATTTAGTTCCTGTTTTGGGTACGACTATCGATTTAGATAATTTTCAATTAGGAGGTTCAGATGAAGAACGTGCAGCAGATTTCCAAATGCAATTAGATAATCCTGAAATTAAAGCTATTTGGATAGCTCGTGGCGGATATGGTTCGGTTCGAATTATCGATAAACTGAACTTTGATAAATTTATTGAAAACCCAAAATGGATTGTTGGTTTTAGTGATATTACGATTTTTCATTCGCATGTAAATACTTTGGACGTTTCTACAATCCACGGAATTATGCCATTTACGGTTCCGAATACCATCGAAACTTCAATCGAATCGTTACGTAAAGCTTTATTTGGAGAATCACTTTCGTACCAAATTCCTTCACAAATATATAATCGTGTTGGAAAAGCGACAGGCGAATTGGTAGGAGGAAATTTATCGATTATTTATAGTTTATTAGGTTCAAAATCGAGCATAGATACAAACGGTAAAATATTGTATATCGAAGATTTAGATGAATATTTATATCACATCGACCGGATGATGCAAAACCTAAAGCGAAATGGTTATTTCGATAATTTAAAAGGTTTGATTGTTGGTGGAATGACGGACATGCACGATAATTCGATTCCGTTTGGATTAGATGTAGTTGGAATTATTAAAGAGGTAACTTCTGAATATGATTTTCCGATTTGTTTCGATTTTCCGGCTGGTCATATAAAAGATAATCGTGCGTTGCGTTTAGGTCAGCAAGTTTCTTTAGAAGTTACCGAAAATCAAGTCGAATTAAATTTTTTGTAA
- a CDS encoding SulP family inorganic anion transporter — MNFKNITSGISQNFAPGLVVFLVALPLCLGIALASGAPPLSGIISGIIGGIVVGFISNSNISVTGPAAGLTAIIVSAITELGTFELFLTAGLIAGIIQLVLGFIRAGSISNYFPNNVIEGMLAGIGIIIVLKQIPHALGFDKDYEGNQTLFDDGFNMSYFSELFSSVHTGAIVVTLVSMAILLTWDNVAALKKIKMLPGALVAVVAGILLNQLFISTGSSLAISSEHLVTLPVPQTAEDFKNLITIPDFGGFANPQVWIVGATIAIVASIETLLCIEASDRLDVKRRITDTNLELKAQGIGNLISSVIGGLPMTSVVVRSSANANAGATSKMSAIIHGVLLLVCVISIPFILNLIPLATLAAVLILVGYKLAKPATFMHFWHNGKYQFIPFLATVLAVVFTDLLKGVGIGLLISIIYILQGNMKRAYYLSREELNETDDFTIKLAEEVSFLNKAAIKKTIKNVKPGSKVTIDASGTSYITTDVLELIQDFANVRAKEENITVNLVGFKTSYKEYAADKNSHINITHNGAI, encoded by the coding sequence ATGAACTTTAAAAATATTACGAGCGGAATTTCTCAAAATTTCGCCCCAGGTTTGGTTGTCTTTTTAGTAGCCTTACCATTATGTCTTGGAATTGCTTTAGCATCTGGGGCACCTCCTTTATCAGGTATTATTTCTGGAATTATTGGTGGAATTGTTGTAGGATTTATCAGTAATTCAAACATTAGTGTTACCGGTCCTGCAGCAGGATTAACTGCAATTATCGTTTCAGCAATTACCGAATTAGGAACTTTTGAATTGTTTTTAACAGCTGGTTTAATCGCCGGAATCATTCAATTGGTTTTAGGATTTATTCGTGCTGGAAGTATTTCAAATTATTTCCCGAATAACGTTATCGAAGGAATGCTTGCAGGTATCGGAATTATCATTGTATTAAAACAAATTCCTCATGCTTTAGGATTCGACAAAGATTACGAAGGAAACCAAACTTTGTTTGACGATGGTTTTAACATGTCGTACTTCTCAGAATTGTTTTCTTCAGTTCACACAGGAGCAATTGTTGTAACCTTAGTTTCAATGGCAATTCTATTAACATGGGACAATGTTGCTGCATTAAAGAAAATCAAAATGCTTCCAGGTGCACTTGTTGCTGTTGTTGCAGGTATTTTATTAAATCAATTGTTTATTTCAACCGGAAGTTCATTAGCAATTTCTTCTGAACATTTGGTTACATTACCCGTTCCGCAAACAGCAGAAGATTTTAAAAATTTAATTACGATTCCTGATTTTGGAGGTTTTGCTAATCCACAAGTTTGGATTGTTGGAGCAACGATTGCGATTGTAGCTTCAATTGAAACTTTATTATGTATCGAAGCTTCCGACCGTTTAGACGTTAAACGTAGAATTACCGACACAAACTTAGAATTAAAAGCACAAGGAATTGGAAATTTAATTAGTTCTGTAATCGGAGGTTTACCAATGACATCGGTAGTTGTACGTAGTTCTGCAAACGCAAACGCAGGAGCAACTTCTAAAATGTCAGCAATCATTCACGGAGTATTATTATTGGTTTGCGTGATTTCAATTCCATTTATCTTAAACTTAATTCCACTTGCAACTTTAGCAGCGGTTTTAATTTTAGTTGGATACAAATTAGCAAAACCAGCGACATTTATGCATTTCTGGCATAATGGTAAATATCAATTCATTCCATTTTTGGCAACTGTTTTAGCAGTAGTTTTTACAGATTTATTAAAAGGAGTTGGAATTGGATTATTAATCTCTATCATTTACATCTTACAAGGAAACATGAAACGTGCTTATTATTTAAGCCGTGAAGAATTAAATGAAACAGATGATTTCACAATCAAATTAGCCGAAGAAGTTTCGTTTTTAAACAAAGCTGCAATCAAAAAAACAATCAAGAACGTAAAACCAGGTTCTAAAGTTACTATTGATGCTTCAGGAACTTCATATATCACAACCGATGTTTTAGAATTGATTCAGGATTTTGCAAACGTAAGAGCCAAAGAAGAAAACATTACAGTGAATTTAGTCGGATTTAAAACATCGTACAAAGAATACGCAGCAGACAAAAATTCACACATCAACATTACACACAATGGTGCTATTTAA
- a CDS encoding carbonic anhydrase, producing MKAHTAETLATMTPAKAIQFLKEGNQRFINNLKVNRNLLSQVNDTKDGQFPFAIILSCMDSRTSSELVFDQGIGDIFSLRVAGNILTDDMIGSMEYACKHVGTKVILVLGHSKCGAATGACKGGAPGKLGDVLKKFDVSINEVKEEMPGVEQSSTEFIEAVANHNVIHTMDAILEQSDVLKELFAQGEIGIAGAYYNVDNGEVEFLKEELHD from the coding sequence ATGAAAGCACATACAGCAGAAACTTTAGCAACAATGACACCAGCTAAAGCAATCCAATTTTTAAAAGAAGGTAACCAACGTTTTATCAATAACTTAAAAGTAAACAGAAATTTATTAAGTCAAGTTAACGACACTAAAGATGGGCAATTTCCGTTTGCAATTATTTTAAGTTGTATGGATAGCCGTACATCTTCTGAACTAGTTTTTGACCAAGGAATTGGAGATATTTTTAGTTTACGAGTTGCCGGAAATATTTTAACTGACGACATGATTGGAAGTATGGAATACGCTTGTAAACACGTTGGTACAAAAGTTATCTTAGTTTTAGGACACAGTAAATGTGGAGCTGCAACAGGAGCTTGTAAAGGTGGTGCGCCAGGTAAATTAGGTGACGTTTTAAAGAAATTTGATGTTTCTATCAACGAAGTTAAAGAAGAAATGCCAGGTGTTGAACAATCATCTACAGAATTCATTGAAGCAGTTGCAAACCACAATGTTATCCATACCATGGACGCAATTTTAGAACAAAGTGATGTTTTAAAAGAATTATTCGCTCAGGGTGAAATTGGAATCGCAGGAGCTTACTACAACGTTGATAACGGTGAAGTTGAGTTCTTAAAAGAAGAATTACACGATTAA
- a CDS encoding riboflavin synthase, translating to MFTGIVETFGEIKEIIHENGNVHLFVDAKITNELKIDQSVAHNGVCLTVVEINGAIYKVTAIKETIDKTTIGEWKVGHLVNLERAMLLGARLDGHIVQGHVDQTGKCIQIEDANGSTYFTFEYDFEKNNITIEKGSITIDGTSLTVVNSGKNTFSVAIIPYTLENTLFKTYKVGSEVNLEFDVVGKYVSKLMSLK from the coding sequence ATGTTTACTGGTATAGTTGAAACCTTTGGTGAGATTAAAGAAATTATTCACGAGAATGGAAATGTTCATTTATTTGTGGATGCTAAAATAACGAATGAACTTAAAATTGACCAAAGTGTTGCTCATAATGGAGTTTGTTTAACTGTTGTTGAAATAAACGGTGCTATTTATAAAGTTACTGCAATTAAAGAAACTATTGATAAAACAACCATTGGTGAATGGAAGGTTGGTCATTTGGTTAATCTAGAACGCGCAATGTTATTAGGAGCGCGTTTAGATGGTCATATTGTTCAAGGTCATGTTGACCAAACAGGAAAATGTATTCAAATTGAAGATGCTAACGGAAGTACGTATTTTACTTTTGAGTACGATTTTGAAAAAAATAATATTACAATCGAGAAAGGTTCAATAACTATTGATGGTACAAGTTTGACAGTTGTGAATTCAGGAAAAAATACGTTTAGTGTTGCTATTATACCATATACGTTAGAAAATACTTTGTTTAAAACTTATAAAGTTGGGTCTGAAGTAAATTTAGAATTCGATGTTGTTGGTAAATATGTTTCTAAACTAATGAGTTTAAAATAA
- the pdxA gene encoding 4-hydroxythreonine-4-phosphate dehydrogenase PdxA, translating to MCKKGENIIVGISIGDMNGIGPEVILKSLEDIRMMELCTPVIFANAKLISFIKKLVGCTLSLHAIDSIDQIQLGKINVINTWKEGVNLEIGHLDDKVGKYAIKSFIAATEALKNNEIDVLVTAPINKYNIQSEEFHFPGHTDYLNQEIEGNALMLMVSDNLRVGLLTDHLPLNEVAKAITPELIKQKIKTINQSLIQDFNIIKPKIAILGLNPHSGDNGVIGKEEIEIIFPTIKELLNDGYIVNGPFSADAFFGSEQYNNYDAVVACYHDQGLIPFKSLSFGEGVNYTAGLEKIRTSPDHGTAYDIAGKGIANSTSFTQAIYTALDIYKNRNAYLKSIEAPLYEAKKN from the coding sequence ATGTGTAAAAAAGGAGAAAATATAATTGTAGGAATTTCAATCGGAGACATGAACGGTATTGGTCCAGAAGTTATTTTAAAATCATTAGAAGATATTCGAATGATGGAACTTTGTACTCCAGTTATTTTCGCAAACGCAAAATTAATTTCATTTATTAAGAAATTAGTTGGTTGCACCTTATCACTTCATGCAATAGATTCAATTGACCAAATTCAATTAGGAAAAATAAACGTCATCAATACTTGGAAAGAAGGTGTTAATTTAGAAATCGGACATTTAGATGACAAAGTCGGAAAGTACGCAATAAAATCATTTATCGCAGCAACAGAAGCTTTAAAAAATAACGAAATCGATGTTTTAGTAACTGCACCGATAAATAAATACAACATCCAGTCAGAAGAATTTCATTTTCCTGGACACACCGACTATTTAAATCAAGAAATAGAAGGTAATGCACTAATGTTAATGGTTTCTGACAATCTTAGAGTTGGATTATTAACCGACCATCTACCCTTAAATGAAGTTGCAAAAGCAATTACACCAGAATTAATCAAACAAAAAATAAAAACAATTAACCAAAGCTTAATACAAGACTTTAATATCATTAAACCAAAAATTGCTATTTTAGGTTTAAATCCACACAGCGGAGATAATGGAGTAATTGGAAAAGAAGAAATTGAAATAATCTTTCCTACGATAAAAGAATTATTAAACGACGGTTATATTGTAAACGGACCATTTTCTGCCGACGCGTTTTTTGGTTCAGAACAATACAATAATTACGATGCTGTAGTAGCTTGCTATCACGACCAAGGATTAATTCCTTTTAAATCATTGTCATTTGGCGAAGGCGTAAACTACACCGCTGGTTTAGAAAAGATTCGTACATCACCAGACCACGGCACTGCTTACGACATAGCCGGTAAAGGAATTGCAAATTCAACCTCATTTACCCAAGCCATCTACACAGCTTTAGACATTTATAAAAATAGAAACGCGTATTTAAAAAGCATCGAAGCCCCATTATACGAGGCTAAAAAAAATTAA
- a CDS encoding YceD family protein translates to MVTEKDFLIPFIGLKDGKHQFEYHINKSFFDLLDYEDYNEVDVNVDLVLNKKATMLELSFNHKGTVNVPCDVTNEDFDLEIEGNLNLIVKFGEEYNNDNEELLIIPHGEYQINVAHYIYEMIILSVPYKRVNPNLLEDILDEDDLDFLDFDDNEIEIEEDIETSENENENTNKKIDPRWDKLKQLLTDK, encoded by the coding sequence ATGGTAACTGAAAAAGATTTTTTAATTCCTTTTATAGGATTAAAAGACGGAAAACATCAATTTGAATATCATATCAACAAATCTTTTTTTGATTTACTTGATTATGAAGATTACAATGAAGTTGACGTAAATGTAGACTTAGTTTTAAACAAAAAAGCTACAATGCTCGAATTATCATTTAATCACAAAGGAACAGTTAATGTACCTTGCGACGTAACAAATGAAGATTTTGATTTAGAAATAGAAGGAAATCTAAATTTAATAGTTAAATTTGGCGAGGAATACAACAACGACAACGAAGAATTATTAATAATTCCTCACGGAGAATATCAAATAAACGTAGCACATTACATTTACGAAATGATTATTCTTTCTGTTCCATACAAAAGAGTGAATCCTAATTTATTAGAAGACATTCTTGATGAAGACGATTTAGACTTTTTAGATTTCGATGACAACGAAATTGAAATCGAAGAAGATATTGAAACTTCTGAAAACGAAAACGAGAACACAAATAAAAAAATTGACCCTAGATGGGATAAATTAAAACAACTATTAACGGATAAATAA
- the rpmF gene encoding 50S ribosomal protein L32 — protein MAHPKRKTSKTRRDKRRTHYKAVAPTIATCPTTGEAHLYHRAHWHEGKLYYRGQVVVDKTEAVA, from the coding sequence ATGGCACATCCTAAGAGAAAAACCTCGAAAACAAGAAGAGATAAAAGAAGAACTCATTACAAAGCTGTAGCTCCAACAATCGCTACATGCCCAACAACTGGTGAAGCTCATTTATACCACAGAGCTCATTGGCATGAAGGAAAATTATACTACAGAGGACAAGTAGTAGTAGACAAAACTGAAGCAGTAGCTTAA
- a CDS encoding beta-ketoacyl-ACP synthase III, which produces MTKITAAITAVGKYLPEYVLSNTILETLVETNDEWITSRTGIKERRILKEEGQGTSYMAIKAAQDLITKSNIDPKEIDLVIMATTTPDMPVASTGVFVASQIGACNAFAYDLQAACSSFLYGMSTASAYIETGRYKKILLIGADKMSSIIDYTDRATCIIFGDGAGAVLFEPNHEGLGLQDEILKSDGIGRDFLKIEAGGSLLPPSLETVQNRQHYVHQDGKTVFKYAVSGMADVSEKIMERNNLTNNDIDWLIAHQANKRIIDATANRIELDESKVLINIHRYGNTTSATLPLLLADYEDKFKKGDNLIFAAFGGGFTWGSIYLKWAYTK; this is translated from the coding sequence ATGACAAAGATTACAGCAGCCATTACAGCCGTTGGTAAATATTTACCAGAGTACGTATTATCTAATACAATTTTAGAGACACTGGTAGAAACTAATGACGAATGGATTACTTCTAGAACAGGAATTAAAGAAAGAAGAATATTAAAAGAAGAAGGTCAAGGAACCTCTTACATGGCAATAAAAGCTGCTCAAGATTTAATAACAAAATCAAACATAGACCCTAAAGAAATAGATTTAGTGATTATGGCCACAACAACACCTGACATGCCGGTAGCATCAACAGGAGTTTTTGTTGCTTCACAAATTGGTGCATGTAATGCTTTTGCCTACGATTTACAAGCTGCATGTTCAAGTTTTCTTTACGGAATGTCAACAGCGTCTGCATACATAGAAACAGGAAGATACAAAAAAATATTGTTAATTGGTGCAGATAAAATGTCTTCAATTATAGACTACACGGACCGTGCAACTTGTATCATTTTTGGTGATGGCGCAGGAGCTGTACTTTTTGAACCAAACCACGAAGGATTAGGTCTTCAAGACGAAATCTTAAAAAGCGACGGTATTGGTAGAGATTTTCTTAAAATTGAAGCTGGAGGATCACTATTACCTCCTTCATTAGAAACGGTTCAAAACAGACAACATTACGTTCATCAAGACGGAAAAACTGTTTTCAAATATGCTGTTTCTGGAATGGCAGATGTCAGCGAAAAGATTATGGAAAGAAATAATCTTACAAATAATGATATTGATTGGTTGATTGCTCACCAAGCAAACAAAAGAATCATTGACGCAACAGCAAACAGAATTGAATTGGACGAATCTAAAGTTTTAATAAATATTCATAGATACGGAAACACAACCTCAGCTACACTACCATTATTACTTGCTGATTATGAAGATAAATTTAAAAAAGGAGATAATTTAATTTTTGCTGCTTTTGGTGGCGGATTCACTTGGGGTTCAATTTACCTTAAATGGGCTTATACAAAATAA
- the accB gene encoding acetyl-CoA carboxylase biotin carboxyl carrier protein: protein MDIKEIQNLIKFVAKSGATEVKLEMDDFKITIKTTTEGATETAYIQQIPVQTQAQAPVAVVAPVASTENQSVANEVTENNNYITVKSPIIGTFYRKPSPDKAPFVEVGSTIKSGDVLCVIEAMKLFNEIESEVSGKIVKVLIDDSSPVEFDQPLFLVDPS, encoded by the coding sequence ATGGACATTAAAGAAATTCAAAATTTAATTAAATTCGTAGCAAAATCTGGCGCTACTGAAGTTAAATTAGAAATGGATGATTTTAAAATCACCATTAAAACAACAACAGAAGGCGCTACAGAAACAGCTTATATCCAACAAATACCAGTTCAAACTCAAGCTCAAGCTCCAGTTGCAGTTGTAGCTCCAGTTGCTTCTACTGAAAATCAATCAGTTGCAAATGAAGTGACAGAAAACAACAATTACATTACTGTAAAATCTCCAATTATTGGAACATTCTACAGAAAACCATCACCAGACAAAGCTCCATTCGTTGAAGTAGGTTCTACAATTAAATCTGGAGATGTTTTATGTGTGATTGAAGCTATGAAATTATTCAACGAAATCGAATCTGAAGTATCAGGTAAAATCGTTAAAGTTTTAATTGACGATTCATCACCTGTTGAATTTGATCAACCATTATTCTTAGTTGATCCATCTTAA
- the accC gene encoding acetyl-CoA carboxylase biotin carboxylase subunit, producing MFKKILIANRGEIALRIIRTCKEMGIKTVAVYSTADADSLHVRFADEAVCIGPAASSLSYLKMSNIIAAAEITNADAIHPGYGFLSENAKFSELCQKHGIKFIGASPEMIEKMGDKATAKETMKAAGVPCVPGSEGLLASLEDAKKVALEIGLPVMMKATAGGGGRGMREIWNIEDLDKAWESARQESAAAFGNDGMYMEKLIVDPRHIEIQVVGDSYGKACHLSERDCSIQRRHQKLTEETPSPFMTDELRTRMGEAAVKAAEYIKYEGAGTIEFLVDKDRNFYFMEMNTRIQVEHPITEQVIDYDLIREQILVAAGVPISGKNYLPELHSIECRINAEDPFMDFRPSPGKITTLHAPGGHGVRLDTHVYSGYTIPPNYDSMIAKLITTAQTREEAINKMKRALDEFVIEGIKTTIPFHRQLMDDPNYVAGNYTTAFMDTFKMEKP from the coding sequence ATGTTTAAAAAAATATTAATAGCAAACAGAGGCGAAATTGCTTTACGTATCATTAGAACATGTAAAGAAATGGGCATCAAAACCGTTGCAGTTTACTCTACAGCAGACGCAGACAGCTTACACGTACGTTTTGCTGATGAAGCAGTTTGTATTGGACCTGCAGCTAGTAGCCTTTCGTACTTAAAAATGTCTAACATAATAGCTGCTGCAGAAATTACAAATGCAGACGCTATTCATCCTGGATATGGTTTCTTATCAGAAAACGCAAAATTTTCTGAATTATGCCAAAAACATGGAATCAAATTTATCGGTGCATCTCCAGAGATGATCGAAAAAATGGGTGACAAAGCAACCGCTAAAGAAACCATGAAAGCAGCCGGAGTACCTTGTGTACCAGGATCTGAAGGACTTTTAGCTTCGTTAGAAGACGCTAAAAAAGTAGCTTTAGAAATTGGATTACCAGTTATGATGAAAGCTACTGCAGGTGGTGGAGGTCGTGGAATGCGCGAAATTTGGAATATCGAAGATTTAGATAAAGCATGGGAAAGTGCACGTCAAGAATCTGCAGCTGCATTTGGAAACGATGGTATGTACATGGAAAAACTTATTGTTGATCCGCGCCATATCGAAATTCAAGTTGTAGGAGATTCTTACGGAAAAGCTTGTCATTTATCTGAAAGAGATTGTTCTATTCAACGTCGTCATCAAAAATTAACTGAAGAAACACCTTCTCCATTCATGACTGACGAACTTCGTACAAGAATGGGTGAAGCAGCTGTTAAAGCAGCAGAATACATCAAATACGAAGGTGCTGGAACGATTGAGTTCTTAGTTGACAAAGACCGTAACTTCTACTTCATGGAAATGAATACTCGTATCCAAGTAGAACACCCAATTACAGAGCAAGTTATTGATTACGATTTAATCCGCGAACAAATTTTAGTAGCAGCAGGAGTGCCAATTTCTGGTAAAAATTACTTACCTGAATTACATTCTATTGAATGTCGTATTAATGCAGAAGATCCATTTATGGACTTTAGACCTTCTCCAGGTAAAATCACAACATTACACGCTCCAGGCGGGCACGGTGTACGTTTAGATACTCACGTATATTCTGGTTACACAATTCCACCAAATTATGATTCAATGATTGCTAAGTTAATTACTACTGCACAAACTCGTGAAGAAGCAATTAACAAAATGAAACGCGCATTAGACGAATTTGTAATTGAAGGAATCAAGACTACAATTCCATTCCATAGACAATTAATGGATGATCCAAATTACGTTGCTGGAAATTACACAACAGCTTTTATGGATACTTTCAAAATGGAAAAACCATAA